The genomic window aagtttcaatgatactacatgtatacattacaTATCGGTATGAAAGGAGCATTGTgcggtgagaactgatagaaaatccaagccctaatagactgatcctgactgtccatcacaattagcgattcgaccaatgagagagtgactgcatgtccttcaaatatttgcatatttatgttttgattttacgttttgacggagatgggcggggctatggtatcggtacCAGGCGTgcgaaactaaaagatcaccatgtagcttatttttgtgccacttttgaacACTTTTTATAAGAAATCtgcacacaaatgtggtaaacactggcattaaatgtcaagttcataaagattacagcaactagaatatttccagttttcaagcctcataaaatgctctgtgtGCCTTTAAAATATGTAGAGGAGGACACTTCAGGTATTCAAAACGACACAACTACGCGTGTATCTAATACACACaagatgtacagtcaaacctggcccagcaaccacctggcatcagaggacacattgaaacagtcccatccatttttacatagttaagaccctctccCAACCAACCAACTGTCTTCCCCAACCAGAAACCACTTTTTGGCAGTACCAAATGGGCTTCCACCCTCCCTTGAACAAGCAAACTTGATTGGCAGCAGCATCTAACGGCCTCTTCAAAATGAGGATTTCTGCAAGCTTTTGCACTATCAGTAtcagccattcattcattcagttttAACACCAGAATCAGAACAATTCTGATACACACTGTATTCTTCACAACAATACCTCGGAGTAACAGCACTGTAAAGATAGGTGCAGTTGAATTACAATTAATATCTGCTAATGCACCTTTTTGTGTCATCAGTTAAAATAATGAAGTACATAAATACTGCTGAGCTAGTTAGAATTTTGACTGAATGCACTTGTTTTGGCTGTTCTATGAGTAGACaactacaaaaaaaacatgattgttAGATAAACACAGTTCTGATGGTGAGTAATGAAATTAGTTTACATAACAGCAGGGAGATTAAAAACTGTTGTGCATctcttgtagatatgtttccTGGGAACTAACTCGTTGTATCTCGTTCCAGTGTATCTCGTTCCAATGTATGATTTTTCTTTGTCAACCAGCCAACTTGCCAAGACATCACCTCTCCtcagcctgtcaaagttgtttcaaaacggttgaattcaaatgtttgatccgtttagaaatatgacttgcAGCCGTACGCATGGCGTCTTCATGGTAAAAAGTAAAAGCCAGTTACATAGACTGGACCTCTGGAGGACCCTGTAGATCTTTGTAAGGTACTGCACATGTTAACTGCCAGCCAATCAATGTCTTACACCGCCAGAGCATGGCAAGTCTTCTCCATGTAAACCAATACACCTGATTCAATTCCTTATCTGTTGATTCtatatttcaaaagttttttgaagAGTAACTATGTGTCAGGTcactgtcttagccaggcctccaccaAAGTGAACACCACGAGTCAGTAGCAAACTGCTATTAGTTTatgttagccgaatttattgggcgATTCTATAGTACAAGCATGGTCTTGAATAAGAATGACACcaaggatgaaaaaaaaaacagttgcaaAGAGAGATCAAATCATAACACTGTTTTATCAGAATAAATAAACACAATATTAAATCTATACAACAAATACTGTCAGGTTTCTATCAATAACATCAATGCTACGCTACCTAGCAGTATACAGTACAGTATGGATTCTGCAACATATAACACAATAAATTTCACATCTCGACTTAGTATTAACAATTAGCTTTGTCTAACTCTGTATACAAGCAAGTACTTTTTACTAGTGCTTCAATGCAACAGTATGCCCAGTcatttgcacatgtacacaaaatCATATATACTGgcataacaaaatacaatattcaAAGTTGGCTACTGGTCCTTGAAAATTGCACAGTCTTTCAGTACCTGGGCAACGGTTCTGCAGTCCAACACTTGTTTCTTAAAGTAGCGTAACTTTTGTTGCCATGACCTTAGATTTGACCTGCAGTACTGTTTCTTCAGTAGTTTGTCGGCCAGGTAGTGGAGCCACAGGACATTTGTGTAGGGACAGTGCCTTTTCCAATCATTTCTGTTGAGAAAGATAGTGTATGATCATGAGATGCAAAGTTATAGCTTACTCTGCGGTATTGCAATGTGCCAAGACAACAGCTTTTAATAAATAGTTTTTGACCTTACCCATAAATTACGGTAATtggcctgtcaaagttgtttcaaagtgtctaacagtatatttgcaacttggaaatgccctcctcacagttgaattcaaatgccTGATAGTTTTGTGTCcacaaatatgacttgtagctgTGGTATCTACATGATAGTCCaaaagccagttatatagactgTAGAACTTGTAAAGTAGAACTGCATAtgaactgccagccaatgtctacttactaccaaacagagcatggtatTTTGGCCAGTGTTGTTATTCatattctgggttacataaagctaacttcttcatgtataatcatacatcaATTCCTTATCTGTCgtctctacatttcaaaagttttctgagagtaacttgtgttggtggtgactgtcttagccaggcTTCCatcgatgtgaacaccacgacagtcagtagcagactgactctggtagtttacgttagccgaatttattgggtgattttatagtacaatcTTCCTCTTTAACCCATGAGAAGAAAAagcagctcttctaaaaagacaaatgcatggtctgcaagtttttctccgcctgtttaaagcCGTgagagcatgtatttatactgactcagaggtatatgatgaagaattgtgctaggttacccattatcgtccacttcagtcttcctccttctagcgctatgcttgaagaacatagactaCCGTCTGAGTGGTGGTTGCTAAGTTGTATCAAAACCTtactaaaactggcaagagtttcaaacctcgaatcaccaatTTGGATTAAGTCTGAACATCAAAGAAAGGTTGAACttcaacttttaaaagatactagctatcgtgtaagttaggaAAACACGATAAAGTATGTGGTGTCGAATTATTACATGTGAAATACGTGCAACTTGCTGTTACTacttcaggagtttattctgttatgtcgctggacgtaaacctacTAGctattttattgttttgtatagatgagagagatggctaaggatcatacttatgacatttcttATTACTCATGAGGACtagctttggcataatacacctcatcatgtggacatgacccaaactggacgataactggtagtggacgataattggtcacgttatgttacatgtatatcttgctgagatttccacttttgtgggcatcGCCTAGCTCTATATAAACAAGCTGTCAGTCAGTCAGAGAATTGCCTAACTTCTAACTTAACCCTCATACaaccgaacctatttttgcgactaaaatgactgaacggggtcaaaaatgaccccaaaaagttttgttcagtaaaatctccttTTTCACTCTTTTcactgattgttatccgtacgtTGCTTCATCAATTTAAGGGGAATGATTTGGCATCTTTAGATATGAATAATGCCCattcattaccataatttgtgCATAAAgatcttgaactattcctatttagacgaggggatttttgaggcccatgccaaatttcatgttgcataacaaATGAAcagcttacgcgagagccaccaaacttggtggcttTTCATAAAATATCCttaacaaaatgtcaaattgaTTAAGTACTGTTCATCATTTtcgagttgccatggcaacgggtttttgacatgcatattttacaaaatctgctaatttcagttcaaacaatgatgttttgaggctttgttggtacgtcaaatgtattttcttacaatgTTATCATctcatgtaacttttatgattcaacattggtattttatgctgatttgttgacgtcatccgtcaaaatccaagatggcggatagcaTCCCATAAAAttgcgtcataatgacgtcatatcacgtcatttttatcatgacatgaaatttgttactaattcacatgtgcatcatcctctgaaaatttggtggtcatacaataagtagttcaggagttacagagggcaggtctcaaaaacagcacattatttttgctggggtcaaaaatgaccccagaggactcaacacagactttcctaaataacgtcaacagtattgtgccaatctccCTAAAAAATTAGGacaggttagaaaagatgtctactgagtCAAAGTCACTGAATTTTTGTTCAAattaaacatgttcaaatagcatgtcaaaatccacgcctggggtcaaaaaggACCCCACTtcggtgtatgagggttaaaggCGACACACCAGTAatcggcgcaggcgcagaaggccaacttttaacccatggtaaaggtagctgtaaaggggctttttttcaggatatgttgatattttggagctggattttgcaggtaagggtttcttccttcttgaaaaatcagactttcatccatgtttgtgatgtctgtaggcctgcaaagtttgctgtttttgtgtgattatcaggtggagcagggggtcaaaggtcaatttttgtaaacaaggccggattcgtaggggttgcgccgattagaaagttgaaattatgctctagattgcaATGAAGCTCCTGCTCAAACAAGGATGGGGATTCTTAGGGGTTGTGctgattagaaagttgaaattatgctcaagattgaaactttagaggcctgacagccctgccaatgcatgtttttcatggactaaaactcaggtaggtgacttttgacagcctgtttcttacatgattaccatgTATTAAGATAGGATGCTTGATTACGATCCTGTGGCCTAAAGGAGAATGCATCATTCTTGACAGCTATATCAACATACCTGGTTTCCTTTTTCATATCCCGGTAAATGTCAAACTGGATCTCTCCCTCCATCTCCTGCTCAAACAATGAGGGAGACGTTGACAAGTCACAGTACAGCGGCTGGCCATCTACAGGAAAACAGAAGCATGGATCATTGCCTTGTTTTCATGGTCAAATTTCAAAAGTAATCTTGATCTGGATACAATGTAaatactgggcaacacccctcaaTAGAACTTCAACAGGAGACAGGTGTTTGATGGTAATACGTAGCAAGCATGTTTGGAAGCAATTTCACATGGTTTGCACTTTGCACTTGCACTTTGAAATTTACAACACAGGAAGTTCTAGATGAAAGTTTTGTATTTCCATACCCTCtgaaaaatgtgttcaattttGTGGTATTTACGagcaaatggagtgtttgcggtggttttaagttgactTCCCGGTTggcgggcagaagacaacaACACTTGACTTTTCTGTATCCTAACTGGGTTTTCTTGTAATGAAAGCCATGTACACAGTCATGTGTTGTACTTTCACAACACAACTCACCCTTCTGTATCCTGGACAGTGTAAAGTCGATTATTTTCACCTCCAGTCCACTTGTAGCAACACACACTTTCTCTCCGTTCAGATAGTGGGTGGAGTCTATTCTCTTCACCAGCACGTTTCCCCAATGAAGGTCCCGATGTTCAAACTGTAGAGCAGCCTCTGCCACAGCCAGGGTAACACAGATCTGGTGGAGGGCGGCTTTGGCCTCTTTAAAAGTACTGAACTACAGGGAGGAAAACATCTTGATTCAAACTCAACACAAAAAGGTTGTGGCTGCGGTTGTTAACCGCTGTCAAAAATGTGAATATTGGATTTAGACGCTGGAATGCACCTTGctacaatgttttgtttgaggacactctggcacatttcacattgaaatatgTGTCTTTTCAAATCCATGGGTGTGACATAAAGAACACAGCAgggtgtattccacatcacccaCGGACAGAACCTTGGGCAATAAGGAATACACCATAATGATGTATCCTATATATTCTACAAGTCttaaaatacaaaatttacatgaaaATGATACCTGGAAGTGTTCCAGATCACAGCCACCATCTTCAAACTCCATCACAACAAACAGCTGGGAGTCTGGAAATATATCTGAAATAAGAAAATTATGATGAATCCAACTGTTACAGTTTCTCATACAGATGGTGAGTGTGCTCATACTAAACAGTGGTATCTCCCTCTCTCCCCTCCCTCTTGATTAATAAATGTACCATATGTTACctacaataaagaaataaagaacattttacatatgtcatgtggtTGTAAATTTGTAGGGCTTCCAAAGAATAATTCAAACGCAGTTCCTAGATGCCGAGTgcgccgctgtcaaaaatttggatACCAAATCCGCACGTTGGAACTCGTTTGAGGACACTAAAGTTTCTGAgcttctggcgcattttgctttgaaatgtgtgttattTTTGGGTGGGTATATGTACCAAATATGAGACgatgtattccgtatcacccaaggtaccacaccgtgttgtattctctatGTATCTCCTCCCAAATGGTGTTGCCGTTCTCATCTGCGACAATTACCTGGCCTGTCATTATATGATCCTCCTTCCCTCTCTGTGTGCCACTGGTCCCACATGGCCAACAGGTGATCAGGCCAGGCACCCTGGACAAGGCAAACGCGGTGCAGGTGGATAAAACCACCTGTTCGGTTACAACTGCCTTCCTTCAGCTTGCTCAACTCCCTGCAAAACATCCACAAGAAACATATGTTAGCTTGAACCAGCCAGAAAAGATTTCAGACAGAAAAACTGACATTCTGACCCCATGTCATACTTGCCAGTTTTTGATTCCTATTGTTAATGTAATCAAGTTAAATTCCATCTTTGACATCACAGTGAACACTGCAGACGGTTCAGAAACTAGAAAAACAGGTCTTTTGAGAGGATAGCCAAACATTATAATAACTCGCTCTTGAATGTAATCACAATGAGTATGCACTTTTTGCTTCTCAAAGGAACATTTATCATGTGCCGTGGTGCCAGGTTTCCAACTGGCTGCCGAGTTTCATGTGACCTCACTACCGAGATTTACTTGATTACCTGGCGTCAGGAATTAATCGATTATTTACTATATAGGTTCTATGTTCACTAAAATCAGAAGACTGCATATTTTCTACATTGTCTATGTTTAGGTCAATTGTTGATTTGAATAATATATGGATGTCATCTGcgcatgcatcaattttcatctgtttccaaaaaacgttttcaaccatactgtaaatcatacaaagcagctgcaaaaaaTCAAATGTATgcggtaaggccatgttgatttgattatatgaatgacccTGCACACATCAATTTTCCAAGAGAAAAAGTTTGCATAGACTgtcaatcatacaaagcagctgcaaaataaggtttatggtgacggattaaggtttaTGGTGAAGGATTAAGGGTGATAATGACAGATTAAGAAgtgtgacggattaagggtgaTGATGACAGATTAAATGTTCTGGTGACAGATTAAGTGTTCTGGTAACGGATTAAGGCAAAGGATGAGAGATCAATGGTTTTtgtgacggattaagagtaAGGGTGATGGATAAAGGATGACAGATTGAGGGTCAGGATGACGGATCAATTGaaagggtgatggattaagggtaagagTGACGGATTTAGAGTAAGGTCATGGATTAAGGTTAAAGGTGACAGATtaaataatatcaggtgtatttgcagccagtgccacaggcaggtacccaatgtgtagggtaatgaggctgtttaacgtgttcgaggcacctcctcgagcacgggacccccgttttacgtccctcccggaagacgatttcgtggaaagcttcgtgaggctacagcaatccggacgtccttggttggtctcccatccaagcactgtccggaccgcgcgttgcttaacttccgagatcgagggatcgggtgtatccaacgcgccacgcgacCGTAGCTAAAGGTTAGTTACTGTAACAAATTAAGTATTttggtgacagattaagggtcaGGGTGACGGATCAAGGGCAAAGGTTACAGATTAAGAGCAATGGTCACGGATTAAGGTTAATGGTGACAGATCAAGAGTAAGGATGATGGAATAAGGGTCAGGGTGAGGTGACGGATCAAGATTAAGGGTGACTGATTAAGATTAAGGGTAACGAATTATGGGttagggtgatggattaaggatcAGGGTgggtttcataatgaaggcaactttatCAAATTTTTTATAatttgcacgcttgcatcagttttggggttcacagaggatgtcatccatgtaatcaacatggccttaatgAATAATATTCATCATGGTTGAAGATTACCAGGAACTGTAACGGTTGTATTCTTGCCATCAGTGGCAGAGGTACTTTAACATCAAAGCAACCACTGTAACTGAAGTTGAACAGTGCCTCTATGTACGCATGTATCCACTAACAACAAACGTCTGACACACCTTGAGATGACTATTTCAGGCAGGATTTCTTCAAACGTTTTCTGATTCTCGCCTTCGATCGGCACAATCTGCAAAATGTATAGGTACATTAATCAAAAAGAAGGGAATATACTACCAAAATTGTGTTTAAACCCCCTGATTGagtacaatgttttcatgtagATAGATGTTCTTTTTAATTGGGGATTCCACAAAGTTCTGAATTATAGGGGCATGAACTTAACACAATCAGTACTTTATAATATACATGTGAGTTGGATAGATTGAACTGTCCACAGACACTGTGTGATATTGTAGTTTCTAACAAAAATTTCAGCAAATTTTTGCCATCATTTGTCCAGTCGATATTCAAATTGGTATTGACTGGCATGCATAAGTAGCTTAATACAAATTATTGTGCAAAATCTGTTTGCTTGACTGGGTGTCTGTAGTTTTGGACCCTGATCACACTAAAAAAAATCCATCCAGATATATCATCCTTTTGCCCAGAATTCTTTCTATtcgtttctacaaaatttaaTATGCATTCACACTGATCTTCATCAAGCAACATAGTGGCTTGCATCCTCACTCGGGGCCGATCGCCTGTGAGGTCATGCCGGTCATTGGGATTAGTGAGTCTACTAATAATAATGTGGGTGAAAGTTGTGTGCTTTGTGATCAAACTTTGTGCCCTTTTTAGCAGTGTTGGGACTTCAATTCCAACACTAGAAGGGAAATAAAACCACACACGTAATTTCCATGGGTATATATTGATTCAAGCAGTCAATTTTCTGCGGCATTGCTGATTTCGAAAGAAACATACTTGCTCGAAAAGTTATTTTCGTGATTCAATATACATTTCTAACATGTTGTGGGTACAATTGCAGTGGTTTATCACCCTGTACCCGTATGTATGATGTCAAAAACCCTGCAACAAACCGATCCAGGCTTTCATACTGTGCAATTCAGGCAAAGTGGATTGGAAACAATTTGCCTGAACTACCTTTTGAAGGTAGATTGCAAAGCATCCAGATCAGAGGGAATCCAAGGAAATCTAAGCAGCTGGGGTCCGTTCACACTTCAAAAATTGGTCCGAATCGGGGCATCAGATCCGGATCAGGACGATCTACCCGGATAGATCTATCTTATAAACTGGAATGTGAATGGGGTCTAATTTGAGCAGTAATCATAAGAGTGGCTGGTTTCAACTTGCGAGGCAGGTCAAGGACACAGACAGGAAGTTAgttcaaaggtcccagaaataatttttttttgttatacaTCCGTAAATACCTCATTTCCTTTCTCTTTAG from Branchiostoma lanceolatum isolate klBraLanc5 chromosome 4, klBraLanc5.hap2, whole genome shotgun sequence includes these protein-coding regions:
- the LOC136432408 gene encoding serine/threonine-protein kinase haspin-like isoform X1, which encodes MVTPTSERRAKSPGSACKQTPLRGSLGIPSRRQSNILSPKEKLLLYCDQQRILTFQECIPGPVMDACVKIGEGSFGEVFRTTNKDGNTVALKIVPIEGENQKTFEEILPEIVISRELSKLKEGSCNRTGGFIHLHRVCLVQGAWPDHLLAMWDQWHTEREGGSYNDRPDIFPDSQLFVVMEFEDGGCDLEHFQFSTFKEAKAALHQICVTLAVAEAALQFEHRDLHWGNVLVKRIDSTHYLNGEKVCVATSGLEVKIIDFTLSRIQKDGQPLYCDLSTSPSLFEQEMEGEIQFDIYRDMKKETRNDWKRHCPYTNVLWLHYLADKLLKKQYCRSNLRSWQQKLRYFKKQVLDCRTVAQVLKDCAIFKDQ
- the LOC136432408 gene encoding serine/threonine-protein kinase haspin-like isoform X2; amino-acid sequence: MVTPTSERRAKSPGSACKQTPLRGSLGIPSRRQSNILSPKEKLLLYCDQQRILTFQECIPGPVMDACVKIGEGSFGEVFRTTNKDGNTVALKIVPIEGENQKTFEEILPEIVISRELSKLKEGSCNRTGGFIHLHRVCLVQGAWPDHLLAMWDQWHTEREGGSYNDRPDIFPDSQLFVVMEFEDGGCDLEHFQFSTFKEAKAALHQICVTLAVAEAALQFEHRDLHWGNVLVKRIDSTHYLNGEKVCVATSGLEK